Proteins found in one Acidobacteriota bacterium genomic segment:
- a CDS encoding glycosyltransferase family 9 protein yields the protein MNLSAARRLDRWIGIPACALLSLFHWLARFAPRRRSDDLGSILLIQISEMGSVLLAYPMLCEIRRRYSESRVSILIFAKNRDSLELLGRIAPDNIILLDDRGVLGFLRSALSAVVSMRRLGIDAVIDLELFSRSSAILAALSGARIRAGFHRHSMEGLYRGSFWTHPVLYNPYQHMSRNFASLVEALQGDSNRPLVKSGFEEAKPILPSPPQDEARKARMADVLAQACGRLGTESKIVLLNPSGGALPIRAWPLENYIELSRRLLRLKEIALGVIGLLEDARFYSRIAEGVDSARLFDLTGKTSHVLDLVELFDLCDVLVTADGGPAHFASVSSIHSVIFFGPETPALYEPLGGNHTCLYAGIACSPCLTAYNHRRTPCDGDNVCVQRFSPAQVEQIVLDKLGMTA from the coding sequence ATGAACCTCTCGGCGGCGCGGCGGCTGGATCGGTGGATCGGGATTCCGGCTTGCGCATTGCTCTCACTCTTTCATTGGCTGGCGCGCTTCGCCCCCCGGCGACGGTCGGATGACCTCGGCTCGATACTCCTGATCCAGATCTCTGAGATGGGAAGCGTGCTGCTCGCCTATCCCATGCTCTGCGAGATTCGGCGGCGCTATTCTGAATCCCGCGTCTCCATCCTGATCTTTGCCAAGAACCGGGACAGCCTGGAGCTGCTGGGGAGGATTGCTCCCGACAACATCATCCTGCTCGACGACCGCGGCGTACTCGGCTTTCTGCGCAGCGCGCTGTCCGCCGTCGTGAGCATGCGCCGCCTGGGCATCGACGCCGTCATCGACCTGGAGTTGTTCTCGCGCTCCAGCGCCATTCTCGCCGCCCTCAGCGGGGCCCGCATCCGGGCCGGATTTCACCGTCACAGCATGGAAGGGCTCTACCGGGGCAGCTTCTGGACCCATCCCGTCCTCTACAATCCCTACCAGCACATGAGCCGCAACTTCGCCAGCCTTGTGGAAGCCTTGCAGGGAGACTCCAACAGGCCCCTGGTGAAGTCGGGCTTCGAGGAGGCCAAGCCGATCTTGCCCTCCCCGCCCCAGGACGAAGCGAGGAAGGCCCGCATGGCTGATGTCCTGGCCCAGGCCTGCGGGCGCCTCGGCACCGAGTCGAAAATCGTGCTGCTCAATCCCAGCGGCGGCGCGCTGCCCATCCGCGCCTGGCCGCTGGAAAACTACATCGAACTGTCGCGGCGGTTGTTGCGGCTCAAGGAGATCGCCCTGGGGGTCATCGGGCTGCTAGAGGACGCACGTTTTTACTCTCGGATTGCCGAGGGCGTCGATTCGGCGCGGCTCTTTGACCTCACCGGCAAGACCAGCCACGTGCTCGACCTGGTTGAGTTGTTCGACCTCTGCGACGTGCTGGTGACCGCCGACGGAGGGCCCGCCCACTTCGCCTCCGTCTCCTCGATCCACAGCGTGATTTTCTTCGGCCCCGAGACTCCGGCCCTTTACGAACCCTTAGGCGGCAACCACACCTGCCTCTACGCCGGAATCGCCTGCAGTCCCTGCCTGACGGCTTACAACCACCGGCGGACTCCCTGCGACGGCGACAACGTGTGCGTGCAGCGCTTTTCGCCCGCCCAGGTAGAACAGATCGTGCTCGACAAGCTGGGAATGACGGCATGA
- a CDS encoding ADOP family duplicated permease, which yields MRIRLRHERLASEIAGSGISQNAWARRLGLGRGHLSLLMRGKRPYPSRSTRAKLLSGLGLPFEELFEVEGSTASAARGRRGGRVSSGHRTPVRPNGKRRTATLSGVKDDLRWAIRLIRANRGLTGVMILVLALGIGPNLAVFAVVDEVLLKELPYSQPGSLAAVGPPLLEISTVELLDLRQRSRLARSIAGWQPLEWDLSHPGEPEVVRGARVTPNLFATLGVETSLGSGFDLDGEERAVISDRLWRNRFSSDVRALGRTLTIEGQPYPISGVMPPGFALPDDIESGQQSDVWLPIDMRSVSPRSRGFKDLLVVARLQEGVPLASFQAEVASIAEELKKEHPDWYPPDQAFEIPIVSLHDKTVGRTRPAMRLLLAGVVLVLLIACVNAANLLLIQARRSQPGLSLRRILGASRGRLVRPLLFQCLAVALLAGGLGMAMAAGVLGLMQYLAPQGIPRFDAIQVSGRVFAFGFLLSLAVGLVFSVFPALRISRWFGDLSLPAERGPMRALGGLRMHRRTILAESALAMILLVGAGLVGKSFWLLTQVETGFESRETLTFEISLPRSRYPEAHRVSGFLEELLQRLQSLPGVASGAAVRKLPLQHSVGRWESSVADSSRSGERILPQYQVVTPGYFKTLGIRLAEGREFAVSDDAGAPPVLIVNRSLAEEAWPGASALGKRLKMGGSSGSPWMRVVGVVDDVRHAGLDVPAGPRMYLPHSQYPSSSVIGGPVRRMTVVLRAEGAADSLIGPAKAELWRLDPALPLQGVRSMDEVVRRSISRPRFLTSLLTIFGITGLLLSALGVYSVILLSATLRRHEFGVRIAVGARPWDVLRLTALQGLLLTLGGAAIGLVGSLVLTRFLSGFLFGVSTLDWGVMLTASLLLAAVGLAASALPALRSARLDPLFVLRNE from the coding sequence ATGAGAATCCGGCTTCGGCACGAGCGGCTGGCCAGTGAGATCGCCGGCAGCGGAATCAGCCAGAACGCCTGGGCGCGGCGGCTGGGACTGGGAAGAGGACACCTGTCTCTGCTGATGCGCGGAAAGCGGCCCTATCCTTCTCGATCCACACGGGCCAAGCTGCTGAGCGGACTGGGGTTGCCATTCGAGGAGTTGTTTGAAGTCGAGGGTTCGACGGCATCGGCGGCGAGGGGGCGCCGGGGAGGCCGCGTCAGCTCAGGGCATCGGACGCCGGTCAGACCAAACGGCAAAAGGAGGACAGCAACATTGAGCGGTGTGAAGGACGATCTCCGCTGGGCGATTCGCCTCATCAGGGCCAATCGAGGCCTGACGGGGGTGATGATCCTGGTGTTGGCGCTGGGCATCGGACCCAATCTGGCCGTCTTCGCGGTGGTCGACGAGGTTCTGCTCAAGGAACTTCCCTATTCTCAACCCGGCTCGCTGGCGGCCGTCGGACCACCCCTGCTGGAGATCTCCACCGTCGAACTTCTCGATTTGCGGCAGCGCAGTCGCTTGGCTCGCTCCATCGCGGGATGGCAGCCGCTGGAATGGGATCTCTCTCATCCTGGCGAACCGGAAGTCGTGCGGGGAGCGCGGGTGACTCCCAACTTGTTCGCCACACTAGGAGTCGAGACGTCCCTGGGTTCCGGCTTTGACCTTGACGGGGAGGAGCGCGCCGTCATTTCCGACCGGCTATGGAGAAACCGCTTTTCAAGCGATGTCCGGGCTCTGGGCAGAACCCTGACGATTGAAGGGCAGCCATATCCGATCAGCGGCGTGATGCCTCCGGGATTCGCCTTGCCCGACGATATCGAGAGCGGGCAACAGTCGGACGTGTGGCTGCCCATCGACATGCGTTCCGTCAGTCCGCGCAGCCGGGGATTCAAAGACCTGCTGGTGGTGGCCCGTCTCCAAGAGGGCGTCCCCTTGGCTTCCTTCCAGGCCGAGGTCGCAAGCATAGCGGAGGAGCTGAAGAAAGAGCACCCCGACTGGTATCCGCCCGACCAGGCCTTCGAGATTCCCATCGTCTCATTGCATGACAAGACGGTGGGCAGGACCCGTCCCGCCATGCGCCTTCTCTTGGCCGGCGTGGTATTGGTTCTGCTGATCGCCTGCGTCAATGCGGCCAATCTGCTCCTGATCCAGGCCCGGCGAAGTCAGCCTGGCTTGTCGTTGCGCCGCATTCTGGGCGCCAGCCGAGGACGCCTGGTGCGTCCGCTGCTCTTTCAGTGCCTGGCCGTCGCGCTGCTGGCTGGAGGACTGGGCATGGCCATGGCCGCAGGAGTGCTGGGCCTCATGCAATATTTGGCTCCCCAGGGGATTCCCCGCTTCGACGCCATCCAGGTCAGCGGACGAGTCTTCGCCTTCGGCTTCCTGCTCTCCCTGGCGGTCGGGCTCGTCTTCAGCGTCTTTCCGGCCCTCAGGATCTCTCGCTGGTTTGGAGACTTGTCCCTGCCGGCCGAGCGCGGACCGATGCGGGCTTTGGGCGGCCTGAGGATGCATCGGCGGACCATCCTGGCCGAGAGCGCCCTGGCCATGATCCTGTTGGTCGGCGCGGGACTGGTGGGCAAGAGCTTCTGGCTGCTGACTCAAGTCGAGACAGGATTCGAGTCTCGGGAGACGCTGACTTTCGAGATTTCTCTGCCCAGATCGCGCTATCCTGAAGCACACCGCGTCTCGGGCTTTCTCGAGGAGTTGCTGCAGCGGCTGCAGAGCCTTCCGGGCGTGGCCTCGGGCGCGGCGGTGCGCAAGCTGCCTTTGCAGCACTCGGTAGGACGCTGGGAGAGCAGCGTCGCCGACTCTTCCAGGAGCGGGGAAAGGATCCTTCCTCAATACCAGGTCGTCACGCCAGGCTACTTCAAGACGCTGGGCATCAGGCTGGCAGAGGGGCGCGAGTTCGCCGTCTCGGATGACGCCGGGGCGCCGCCGGTGCTGATCGTTAACCGCTCATTGGCGGAGGAGGCTTGGCCCGGCGCCAGCGCCCTGGGGAAGCGCCTTAAGATGGGCGGATCGAGCGGCTCTCCCTGGATGCGCGTGGTGGGGGTCGTCGATGATGTCCGCCACGCCGGACTCGACGTCCCGGCCGGCCCGCGCATGTACCTGCCGCACAGCCAGTACCCTTCCTCCTCGGTCATCGGAGGGCCCGTCCGCCGCATGACGGTGGTGCTGCGGGCCGAGGGCGCGGCGGATTCGCTGATCGGCCCCGCCAAGGCTGAACTCTGGCGCCTGGACCCGGCCCTGCCATTGCAGGGCGTCCGCAGCATGGATGAGGTGGTGAGGCGGTCTATCTCGCGTCCGCGCTTTTTGACTTCGCTGCTGACCATCTTCGGCATCACCGGGCTCTTGCTTTCCGCACTGGGCGTTTACAGCGTCATTCTGCTTTCGGCCACTCTTCGACGCCACGAATTCGGCGTGCGCATCGCGGTTGGCGCCCGGCCCTGGGACGTGCTGCGCCTGACCGCCCTGCAGGGACTCCTCCTGACGCTGGGCGGCGCCGCTATCGGACTCGTGGGCAGCCTCGTCCTGACCCGCTTTCTCTCCGGATTCCTCTTCGGCGTCTCCACCCTCGATTGGGGCGTGATGCTTACCGCAAGCTTGTTGCTGGCAGCGGTCGGACTGGCCGCTTCGGCCCTCCCGGCCCTCCGTTCCGCCCGCCTCGACCCCCTCTTTGTCCTCAGGAACGAATAA
- a CDS encoding PQQ-binding-like beta-propeller repeat protein yields MLVRTFFLALAWLSLGTVAVAGNWPHWRGPDGSGVSQETGLPTSWSAEENIAWKAPLKGRGVSSPVVWEDTVFVTSQSGRGAVRSGNHPTLSRGSEEMERELSSGQMEAQGVVFLVQAFDTSDGSLRWEYSLDAATPLPEVHNKNNLATPSPVTDGSMVYAWFGTGQIVALDMQGREQWKRNLAQDYAPFQVSWGHASSPTLYKDTLFLLCDHSSESYLLALDKRDGSQKWKVGRESERGYSTPMVVYREQGDELIVNGNQGLKAYDPSSGELLWHLQGENRFPVPSPSQGDGMIFTSRGYRSGPYMAIEPGGRGNIADSHLKWRKPTGAPYVSSVVYYQGMMFFVNDSGVASAIDGDTGETLWRSRLGGVFSASPVAGDGKVYLTNEGGETTVLRSSNPPEVLSRNELGERCLASPAIAGGRLYLRTDQHLVAIGSPQPQSP; encoded by the coding sequence ATGCTCGTGCGTACCTTCTTCCTGGCTCTTGCGTGGTTATCTCTTGGCACGGTTGCGGTTGCCGGCAACTGGCCCCACTGGCGTGGTCCTGACGGGTCAGGGGTTTCCCAGGAAACCGGCCTCCCGACATCGTGGAGCGCCGAGGAGAACATCGCCTGGAAGGCTCCGCTTAAGGGACGCGGCGTCTCTTCGCCGGTGGTGTGGGAGGATACGGTCTTCGTCACCTCGCAGTCAGGCCGGGGGGCCGTGCGTTCCGGCAACCATCCCACCCTCTCGCGAGGCTCGGAGGAGATGGAACGCGAGCTCAGCAGCGGGCAGATGGAGGCCCAAGGCGTGGTGTTCCTGGTGCAAGCCTTCGACACTTCTGACGGCAGTCTGCGCTGGGAATACTCGCTCGACGCCGCCACTCCATTGCCCGAGGTCCACAACAAGAACAACCTGGCCACGCCCAGCCCGGTCACCGACGGTTCCATGGTCTATGCCTGGTTCGGCACGGGCCAGATCGTGGCTCTCGACATGCAGGGCCGCGAGCAGTGGAAACGCAACCTGGCTCAGGACTATGCGCCCTTCCAGGTCAGTTGGGGACACGCCAGTTCGCCCACGCTCTACAAAGACACTCTCTTCCTGCTCTGCGACCACAGTTCCGAGTCCTACCTGCTGGCCCTCGACAAGCGGGACGGCAGCCAGAAGTGGAAGGTAGGACGGGAAAGCGAGCGCGGCTACAGCACGCCCATGGTGGTCTATCGCGAGCAGGGAGACGAGTTGATCGTCAACGGCAATCAGGGACTGAAGGCTTATGACCCGTCCAGCGGCGAACTGCTGTGGCATCTGCAAGGCGAGAACCGCTTTCCCGTGCCCTCTCCCTCCCAGGGCGACGGAATGATCTTCACCAGCCGCGGCTACCGCAGCGGACCCTACATGGCCATCGAGCCGGGAGGCCGCGGCAACATCGCCGACAGCCATCTCAAGTGGCGCAAGCCCACCGGCGCTCCTTATGTTTCTTCGGTCGTCTACTACCAGGGAATGATGTTTTTCGTCAACGACAGCGGCGTGGCTTCAGCCATCGACGGCGACACCGGCGAAACTCTCTGGAGAAGCAGGCTGGGCGGCGTCTTCAGCGCCTCTCCCGTGGCCGGAGACGGCAAGGTCTACCTCACCAACGAAGGGGGAGAAACCACCGTCCTGCGCAGCTCCAACCCGCCCGAAGTCCTCTCCCGCAACGAGTTGGGCGAGCGTTGCCTGGCCTCCCCCGCCATCGCCGGCGGCCGACTCTACCTCCGCACCGACCAACACCTGGTGGCCATCGGCTCTCCCCAGCCCCAAAGCCCTTAG